The following coding sequences lie in one Sinorhizobium fredii USDA 257 genomic window:
- a CDS encoding VOC family protein: MSLPTRTARPLDHLVLPVAELGRARQRLSDLGFTVADDARHPFGTENACVFFSDNTYLEPLAIASREECEAAALAGNAFVARDHAFRFRQGPEGLSSIVLGTPDAAADHIRYRSCGISGGEMLEFSRPMRLPDGREGLGSFRLAFAADLRAPDFFLFSCQRIRALPIDSALANHQNGVTGIAEVVLSEPNPTDFQYLLQEAVDEREVSAHSFGMDIQAGSAKLSVLNPAGMEAFYGRSVSASERGLRGRAVVFRVADLEATRALFAQNDIEFAEMGGRLIVPEAPGQGVIFAFGV, encoded by the coding sequence ATGAGCCTGCCCACGCGCACCGCCCGCCCGCTCGATCATCTCGTGCTGCCGGTTGCGGAACTCGGGCGGGCAAGGCAGCGCCTCTCCGATCTCGGCTTCACCGTTGCCGATGACGCACGTCATCCCTTCGGCACGGAGAACGCCTGCGTCTTCTTTTCCGACAACACCTATCTGGAGCCACTCGCCATCGCTTCCCGCGAAGAATGCGAGGCTGCCGCCCTTGCCGGCAATGCCTTTGTCGCGCGCGACCATGCGTTCCGCTTCCGGCAGGGTCCGGAAGGCCTATCCTCAATCGTGCTCGGGACGCCGGATGCCGCCGCTGATCACATCCGCTATCGGTCCTGCGGCATCTCCGGCGGCGAGATGCTGGAATTCTCGCGGCCCATGCGTCTGCCGGACGGACGCGAAGGGCTCGGCTCTTTCAGGCTGGCTTTTGCCGCCGACCTGCGCGCGCCCGACTTCTTCCTGTTCAGTTGCCAGCGGATCCGCGCCCTGCCGATCGACAGCGCGCTCGCCAACCACCAGAATGGTGTGACCGGTATCGCCGAAGTGGTTCTCTCGGAGCCCAATCCGACAGACTTCCAGTATCTGCTGCAGGAAGCCGTCGATGAGCGCGAAGTCTCGGCCCATTCCTTCGGCATGGACATCCAGGCCGGCAGCGCCAAGCTGTCGGTGCTGAACCCGGCAGGCATGGAGGCCTTCTACGGCCGCTCCGTCAGCGCGTCCGAACGCGGCTTGCGCGGCCGTGCCGTGGTGTTCCGCGTCGCCGACCTGGAAGCGACGCGCGCGCTGTTCGCGCAGAATGATATCGAATTTGCAGAAATGGGCGGACGCCTCATTGTCCCGGAAGCGCCGGGGCAGGGAGTGATCTTCGCGTTTGGAGTGTGA